In Alkalihalobacillus sp. FSL W8-0930, a single window of DNA contains:
- the ftsA gene encoding cell division protein FtsA, translating into MNTTETYVSLDIGTSSVRVIIGEVTNKAINVLGVGTAESEGIKKGAIVDIDETVQSIQRAVDQAERMVGLQIKQVVVGINGNHVQLQPCHGVVAVSSPDREIGTEDINRVIDAAQVVSIPPEREIIDVIPKQFIVDGLDEITDPRGMIGVRLEMEGTIITGSKTVLHNLLRCVERAGLDIADICLQSLASGSIAVSKDEKSLGVCIIDIGGGSSTVSVFEQGALQAVSVLPIGGDHITNDIAVGLRVSTEDAEKIKKKHGMAFVDEANVEEQFSFTTIGSNEKQTMSQEELAHIIEPRMEEIFELLFKELVRLGFRDFPGGFVLTGGTVMLPGVLELAKDLLRGNVRIAIPDYIGVREPRFTTSVGLIQFASRNVKLQGREIAASVTDLEDNPRQTRSQQQPHEPIEQEYEEKSQNKKSKMKDLFKSFFE; encoded by the coding sequence ATGAACACCACAGAAACATATGTCAGTTTAGACATCGGTACATCAAGTGTACGAGTGATAATTGGAGAAGTAACAAACAAAGCGATTAACGTTCTTGGTGTTGGAACAGCGGAATCGGAAGGGATTAAAAAAGGGGCAATCGTTGATATAGACGAAACGGTTCAATCCATCCAACGAGCCGTTGATCAAGCCGAGCGAATGGTAGGTTTGCAAATTAAGCAAGTGGTAGTTGGAATAAATGGAAACCATGTACAACTTCAACCTTGTCACGGGGTTGTTGCGGTCTCCAGTCCTGATCGTGAAATCGGTACAGAGGATATTAATAGAGTGATTGATGCAGCTCAAGTCGTTTCAATTCCTCCTGAACGAGAAATTATTGATGTCATTCCAAAGCAATTTATTGTTGATGGATTAGATGAAATTACAGATCCAAGAGGGATGATTGGTGTACGCCTTGAAATGGAAGGTACAATCATTACAGGGTCAAAAACGGTATTACATAACTTATTGCGCTGTGTAGAACGCGCTGGACTTGATATAGCAGACATATGCCTACAGTCACTAGCTTCAGGTTCAATTGCTGTTTCAAAAGACGAAAAAAGTCTAGGCGTATGCATTATTGATATCGGAGGAGGATCTTCTACCGTTTCTGTGTTTGAGCAAGGCGCGCTTCAGGCCGTTTCAGTTCTTCCAATCGGTGGAGATCACATTACCAACGATATAGCTGTTGGATTAAGAGTTTCAACAGAGGATGCAGAAAAAATTAAGAAAAAGCACGGTATGGCGTTTGTTGATGAAGCTAACGTTGAAGAACAATTTAGTTTCACAACCATCGGCTCTAATGAAAAACAAACAATGTCCCAAGAAGAATTAGCTCATATTATCGAACCACGAATGGAAGAAATCTTTGAGCTTCTCTTTAAAGAGCTTGTTCGTTTAGGATTCCGTGATTTCCCTGGTGGCTTTGTCTTAACTGGTGGTACTGTGATGCTACCAGGTGTGTTAGAATTAGCAAAAGACCTGCTTAGAGGAAATGTACGAATCGCGATTCCAGATTATATTGGAGTAAGAGAGCCACGTTTTACAACAAGTGTGGGACTTATCCAATTTGCTAGCAGAAATGTAAAGCTACAGGGACGCGAGATTGCAGCTTCTGTTACAGATCTTGAGGACAACCCAAGACAAACTCGGAGTCAACAACAACCTCATGAACCAATTGAGCAAGAATACGAAGAAAAGAGTCAAAACAAAAAATCGAAAATGAAAGACTTATTCAAGTCATTTTTTGAGTAA
- the spoIIGA gene encoding sigma-E processing peptidase SpoIIGA — protein MTLYLDVIWVLNYLIDYLLLLLTALVLKRRHSKIRFTLGAFVASFIVFLMFTPIGEWFYHPVTKLVYSALIVFVAFGYKRFTYYIQGLLMFYFVTFMTGGALFALHFFWQSELPITSEGLLPHASVGSPISWMLVVFGFPLVWYFSKHRFETIETKSFNLHQLAEVEVVLGEHIFHLKGLIDSGNQLSDPITRAPVMIMEAKQLEEVFGQDVVKAIIQLDTNESSGTNKHWLFDRLRIVPFRAVGQANPYLPAIKPDQVTVIHQNQVFKTSQVLIGVQAIDLSPEGAYQAILHPKQVLGAPNEQLA, from the coding sequence ATGACGTTGTATTTGGATGTAATTTGGGTACTAAACTATCTGATTGACTATTTACTACTTCTATTAACTGCACTTGTCCTGAAACGACGCCATTCAAAGATCAGGTTCACACTCGGTGCATTTGTTGCGTCCTTCATTGTGTTTCTGATGTTTACGCCAATTGGAGAGTGGTTTTACCACCCAGTGACAAAACTCGTGTATTCTGCACTCATTGTATTTGTCGCATTTGGATATAAACGTTTTACGTATTATATCCAAGGCCTGCTTATGTTTTATTTTGTCACTTTTATGACGGGTGGTGCATTGTTTGCTCTTCATTTTTTCTGGCAATCAGAGCTACCAATCACTTCAGAAGGACTGCTTCCCCATGCGTCTGTTGGAAGTCCAATAAGCTGGATGCTGGTTGTGTTTGGTTTCCCGCTTGTCTGGTATTTTTCTAAACATCGATTTGAAACCATTGAAACCAAATCATTCAATTTACATCAATTAGCTGAGGTTGAGGTTGTTTTAGGTGAACACATCTTTCATCTAAAGGGGTTAATCGATAGTGGGAATCAGTTAAGTGATCCGATTACAAGGGCACCAGTTATGATCATGGAGGCAAAACAGCTAGAAGAGGTTTTTGGACAAGATGTAGTAAAAGCCATTATACAACTAGATACAAATGAGTCGTCAGGTACAAACAAGCATTGGTTATTCGATCGATTACGGATTGTTCCTTTCCGTGCAGTGGGTCAGGCGAACCCTTATCTACCAGCCATCAAACCAGACCAAGTCACCGTTATTCACCAAAATCAGGTATTCAAAACGTCTCAGGTCTTAATAGGTGTGCAAGCAATCGACCTTTCTCCAGAAGGTGCGTATCAAGCCATTCTTCATCCGAAGCAAGTGTTAGGTGCTCCGAATGAACAATTAGCCTAG
- the sigG gene encoding RNA polymerase sporulation sigma factor SigG: MTRHKVEICGVDTSTLPVLKNNEMRELFRQLQDGYLPAREELVNGNLRLVLSVIQRFNNRGEFVDDLFQVGCIGLMKSIDNFDLGQNVKFSTYAVPMIIGEIRRYLRDNNPIRVSRSLRDIAYKALQVRDHLMAEKKREHEPTVQEIAKVLDVPKEDVVFALDAIQDPVSLFEPIYNDGGDPIFVMDQISDERNKDVKWVEDIALKEAMIRLNDREKLILNMRFFQGKTQMEVADEIGISQAQVSRLEKAAINQMNKYVQS; encoded by the coding sequence TTGACACGACATAAAGTTGAAATATGCGGTGTAGATACTTCTACACTACCGGTACTTAAGAATAACGAAATGAGAGAGTTGTTTAGACAGCTTCAAGATGGCTATTTGCCGGCTCGCGAGGAACTAGTAAACGGAAATCTAAGACTTGTATTAAGTGTCATTCAGCGCTTTAACAATCGTGGTGAGTTCGTTGATGACCTATTTCAAGTAGGCTGTATCGGACTAATGAAATCGATCGATAATTTCGATCTTGGTCAAAATGTAAAATTCTCAACTTATGCGGTTCCAATGATTATAGGCGAGATTCGTCGTTATCTTAGAGATAACAATCCGATTCGTGTATCTCGTTCCTTACGTGACATCGCTTATAAAGCCTTACAGGTCCGTGATCATTTGATGGCGGAAAAAAAGCGAGAGCACGAGCCAACCGTACAGGAAATTGCAAAGGTACTTGATGTTCCGAAAGAAGATGTAGTGTTCGCACTAGATGCCATCCAAGATCCGGTTTCATTATTTGAACCGATTTACAATGATGGAGGAGATCCAATCTTTGTGATGGATCAAATCAGTGATGAGCGAAATAAAGATGTAAAATGGGTAGAAGATATCGCCTTAAAAGAAGCAATGATTCGATTAAACGATCGCGAAAAATTAATTTTAAATATGCGGTTCTTCCAAGGGAAAACGCAAATGGAAGTGGCGGATGAAATAGGCATTTCCCAAGCGCAAGTGTCCAGATTAGAAAAAGCAGCCATTAATCAAATGAACAAATATGTACAAAGTTAA
- the spoVE gene encoding stage V sporulation protein E, whose protein sequence is MKQSRSAPDYILLLTTLTLLSIGVIMVYSASAAWAEYRFEDSFFFLKRQLFFAVVGVTLMIFIMRVEYWTWRTYAKLILLVCFFLLVLVLVPGVGLVRGGARSWLGVGAFSIQPSEFMKMGMAIFLARYLSENQKKIVSFKKGLVPNLALVMSAFALIMLQPDLGTGAVMVGTCVVMIFVSGARISHFVWLGVAGLVGFVGLIASAPYRIQRITSFLDPWSDPLGSGFQIIQSLYAIGPGGLMGLGFGDSRQKYFYLPEPQTDFIFAILSEELGFIGGCVILFLFGLLLWRGVRAALAAPDLYGSLLAAGIVTMIAIQVMINIGVVSGLMPVTGITLPLLSYGGSSLTLMLVSIGILLNISRHAKW, encoded by the coding sequence ATGAAACAATCTAGATCTGCTCCAGATTATATCCTGTTGCTTACGACACTTACATTGCTGTCCATTGGTGTCATTATGGTATACAGTGCAAGTGCGGCATGGGCAGAATATCGGTTTGAAGACTCCTTCTTCTTTTTAAAGAGACAGCTCTTTTTTGCTGTCGTTGGAGTCACGCTAATGATTTTTATTATGAGAGTAGAGTATTGGACATGGAGAACGTACGCAAAACTTATTTTACTTGTCTGTTTTTTTCTTTTAGTTCTCGTGTTAGTTCCAGGTGTAGGTCTTGTGCGCGGAGGAGCAAGAAGCTGGCTCGGAGTGGGGGCATTCTCCATTCAACCCTCTGAGTTTATGAAGATGGGGATGGCCATCTTTTTGGCTAGGTATTTATCTGAAAATCAAAAGAAAATTGTCTCTTTCAAAAAAGGTCTTGTACCAAATCTGGCTCTTGTCATGAGTGCTTTTGCATTAATTATGCTTCAACCTGACTTGGGTACAGGGGCGGTCATGGTTGGTACTTGTGTAGTCATGATTTTTGTGTCAGGTGCACGAATTAGTCACTTTGTCTGGTTAGGCGTTGCAGGCTTGGTTGGGTTTGTTGGCTTAATCGCTTCTGCTCCATATCGTATCCAGCGTATTACATCATTTTTGGATCCGTGGAGCGATCCGCTTGGAAGTGGGTTTCAGATCATCCAATCTCTTTATGCAATTGGTCCAGGAGGTTTAATGGGACTAGGTTTTGGTGACAGTCGTCAAAAGTACTTCTACTTACCTGAACCGCAAACCGATTTTATCTTTGCGATCTTAAGTGAAGAGCTTGGCTTTATTGGTGGGTGCGTCATTTTATTTCTCTTTGGACTTTTACTATGGCGTGGCGTGCGAGCAGCCCTAGCTGCTCCTGACTTATACGGGAGTTTACTTGCAGCGGGAATTGTAACGATGATTGCAATTCAAGTAATGATAAACATTGGTGTTGTGTCAGGCCTCATGCCAGTAACAGGAATTACACTTCCACTTTTAAGCTATGGGGGATCATCTCTCACATTAATGCTCGTTTCAATTGGTATACTTTTAAATATTAGTAGACATGCAAAATGGTAA
- the murD gene encoding UDP-N-acetylmuramoyl-L-alanine--D-glutamate ligase: MVHTDQYQGKQVLVVGLAKSGYAAARLLHKLGATVIVNDGKSVDDNPQAQELMEQGIEVICGSHPLSLLDRPLDFIIKNPGIPYSNELLVEAEKKNIPIQTEIELAYQISEADIVAITGSNGKTTTTTLITEMLKNSGRTPQIAGNIGVVACEVAEQATMDDIIVMELSSFQLMGTDEFRPTISVLLNLFDAHLDYHGSKHNYVAAKARIQEKQEESDYLVYNASDELVKEIAEQSAATKIGFSTTEELPHGLDVIDGFVRYRSKPIIATSDIMLPGKHNIENILAAIGAAILAGATLTQIQFVLKTFGGVEHRLQFVKELNGRLIYNDSKATNILATSKALEAFDKPVVLLAGGLDRGNSFDSLIPSLQGVKAVITYGETKDRIAETVRKTDISTLEMVTTLAEAVKVAYRESSEGDVILLSPACASWDQFKTFEERGHAFIQAINELSN; this comes from the coding sequence ATGGTTCATACAGATCAATATCAAGGAAAACAGGTGCTCGTTGTCGGTCTTGCTAAAAGTGGTTACGCGGCAGCGAGACTATTGCATAAGCTCGGTGCCACTGTCATTGTAAACGATGGTAAATCAGTTGATGATAATCCTCAGGCACAGGAGTTAATGGAACAAGGTATTGAGGTCATTTGTGGCTCGCACCCCCTTTCGTTACTCGATCGTCCATTGGATTTTATTATTAAGAATCCAGGGATTCCTTATTCAAATGAACTGCTTGTGGAAGCAGAGAAAAAGAATATACCAATCCAAACTGAAATCGAGCTGGCTTATCAGATTAGTGAGGCAGACATTGTTGCAATTACTGGTTCAAACGGGAAAACAACAACAACGACACTTATTACTGAAATGCTAAAAAACAGTGGTCGGACACCTCAGATTGCTGGAAATATCGGCGTTGTTGCCTGTGAGGTAGCTGAACAAGCAACAATGGATGACATCATTGTGATGGAGTTATCTAGCTTCCAACTAATGGGGACAGATGAGTTCCGTCCAACCATCTCAGTCCTACTGAATTTGTTTGATGCACATCTTGATTATCATGGTTCGAAACATAACTATGTAGCTGCAAAAGCACGAATTCAGGAAAAGCAAGAGGAATCAGATTACCTGGTGTATAATGCCTCAGATGAGCTTGTTAAAGAAATTGCTGAGCAAAGCGCTGCAACAAAAATAGGTTTCTCTACAACGGAGGAACTACCTCATGGTCTTGATGTGATTGATGGATTTGTGCGTTATCGTTCAAAGCCGATCATTGCGACATCAGACATTATGCTACCAGGCAAGCATAATATCGAAAACATACTAGCGGCCATTGGAGCAGCTATTCTTGCTGGTGCAACATTAACTCAAATCCAATTCGTTTTAAAAACATTTGGAGGGGTAGAACACCGTCTTCAATTTGTTAAAGAATTAAATGGACGATTGATTTATAACGATTCAAAAGCCACAAATATTTTGGCGACATCAAAAGCCTTAGAAGCATTTGATAAGCCTGTTGTTTTGCTTGCAGGTGGACTTGATCGAGGGAATTCGTTTGATTCGCTCATTCCTTCGTTACAAGGAGTTAAAGCTGTTATCACATATGGTGAGACAAAAGATCGGATTGCCGAAACGGTAAGAAAAACGGATATCTCAACTCTTGAGATGGTTACAACACTTGCCGAAGCAGTTAAGGTAGCTTATCGTGAATCAAGCGAAGGGGATGTTATACTTCTTTCCCCTGCATGTGCCAGCTGGGATCAGTTTAAAACGTTTGAAGAACGTGGACATGCCTTTATACAAGCCATCAATGAACTATCGAATTAA
- the pgeF gene encoding peptidoglycan editing factor PgeF: protein METETTFKQRSQSFLEAICLTQRYTGLTAGFTTRDGGFSHAPYSSFNLGLHVKDSDEDVIANRQKLADELAYPLTSWVVGDQVHDSVIKKVTKENKGSGTQSLQTAIDATDGLYTTETDLLLTSLYADCVPLYFIAPNHHTIGLAHAGWKGTVGQIGPAMINRWKNDEGIDARDIHVLIGPAISGEAYEVNDVVIDAVNQCLDQHDEQPYITQANGRFLLDLKKLNKQLLFRSGVPEEQIYVSSICTASDDRMFSHRADNGQTGRMMSVIGQRK, encoded by the coding sequence TTGGAAACAGAAACTACGTTTAAGCAAAGGTCACAGTCGTTCCTCGAGGCGATCTGTTTGACGCAGCGGTACACAGGACTGACGGCTGGATTTACAACACGAGATGGCGGTTTTAGTCATGCGCCGTATTCTTCATTTAATTTAGGACTTCATGTAAAGGATTCTGATGAAGATGTGATAGCCAATCGACAAAAGCTCGCTGATGAATTAGCTTACCCGCTTACGTCTTGGGTGGTAGGTGATCAAGTTCATGATTCTGTTATTAAGAAAGTAACGAAAGAGAATAAAGGCTCGGGTACTCAATCCTTACAAACAGCCATTGATGCTACAGATGGTCTCTATACAACGGAGACTGATCTTTTATTAACAAGTTTGTATGCAGATTGTGTCCCACTTTACTTTATTGCACCGAACCATCATACGATTGGCCTTGCACATGCAGGCTGGAAGGGAACGGTTGGACAAATCGGCCCGGCGATGATTAATCGGTGGAAAAACGATGAAGGAATAGATGCACGTGACATTCATGTCTTGATTGGGCCAGCTATAAGTGGCGAAGCGTATGAAGTGAACGATGTTGTCATTGATGCTGTGAATCAATGTTTAGATCAACATGATGAACAGCCATATATCACACAAGCAAATGGCAGGTTTCTGCTTGATTTAAAAAAGCTTAATAAACAATTGCTCTTTCGTTCCGGTGTTCCAGAGGAGCAAATCTATGTTTCTTCTATATGTACAGCGAGTGATGATCGAATGTTTTCACACCGAGCAGACAACGGCCAAACAGGTCGAATGATGAGTGTGATTGGACAGCGTAAATAG
- a CDS encoding FtsQ-type POTRA domain-containing protein, protein MSDKKVISVNDRIPSLKEQRKQRANRRLLLFLGIFFILLVLMVYFQSPLSQVKTIQVNGNVVADRDEIIEASELSPGDSIWNLHKTESVERIEDLKEVATADLSRKLPNSVEITITEYPRVGYVKQEDGYRPMLESGSLLNALPEEEIPSDAPVIVSEDGNVKLERLAEELGKTSDQIKERISEILFVPTEGDPLALRLYMNDGLTVQTSVNNFSEWMSPYPSVAKEVDRTKHGILHMKMSPYFEDLNYEEEEELEE, encoded by the coding sequence ATGAGCGACAAGAAAGTGATTTCAGTTAATGACCGCATCCCTTCGTTAAAGGAACAACGAAAACAGCGGGCAAACCGTAGACTCCTGTTATTTTTAGGGATCTTTTTTATTCTCTTAGTATTAATGGTCTATTTTCAATCACCACTAAGTCAAGTTAAAACGATTCAAGTTAACGGGAATGTAGTGGCAGATCGTGATGAAATCATTGAAGCGAGTGAGCTTTCTCCTGGTGATAGCATCTGGAATTTACATAAAACAGAAAGTGTCGAGAGAATTGAAGATCTTAAAGAAGTAGCAACCGCAGATCTTTCAAGGAAACTTCCGAATTCCGTAGAAATTACAATTACGGAGTATCCAAGAGTAGGATATGTGAAACAAGAGGATGGATACCGACCTATGCTTGAGAGTGGATCATTACTTAATGCTCTTCCGGAAGAAGAGATACCATCAGATGCTCCGGTCATTGTTTCTGAAGATGGTAACGTAAAGCTCGAAAGACTAGCAGAAGAGCTCGGTAAAACGTCTGATCAAATTAAAGAACGGATATCCGAAATTCTGTTTGTTCCGACTGAGGGTGACCCCTTAGCTCTTAGGTTGTATATGAACGATGGGTTGACCGTTCAAACATCAGTTAATAACTTCTCGGAATGGATGTCTCCGTATCCTTCTGTTGCAAAAGAAGTAGATCGGACTAAGCATGGAATCCTTCATATGAAAATGAGTCCTTATTTTGAAGACTTAAACTATGAAGAAGAAGAGGAGCTTGAGGAATAG
- the mraY gene encoding phospho-N-acetylmuramoyl-pentapeptide-transferase, with amino-acid sequence MNEQLLLLTLIISFGVAVIFSPIFIPFLKRLKFGQSIREEGPESHQKKSGTPTMGGIVVVLAILATVLGVTISTNLLTPEIILLLIVTVGYGLVGFVDDYIKVVKKHNLGLTSKQKLVGQLIIAVVFYLGLIQIGFSTEIAIPATSISFDIGFFYLPLIIVMLVGASNAVNLTDGLDGLLAGTGAIAFGAFAILAWSAGFLDVSLFSAAVVGAVLGFLVFNAHPAKVFMGDTGSLALGGAITGIAILSKMELMLILVGGVFVIETLSVIIQVISFKTRGKRVFKMSPLHHHYELSGWSEWRVVVTFWLVGMVFAIAAIYTGVWL; translated from the coding sequence ATGAATGAACAACTTCTGCTTCTAACGCTGATTATTTCATTTGGAGTAGCGGTGATCTTTTCACCGATATTCATCCCATTTTTAAAACGATTAAAGTTTGGTCAAAGTATCCGTGAGGAGGGACCAGAGTCTCACCAAAAGAAAAGCGGTACACCTACTATGGGGGGAATCGTTGTTGTTTTAGCGATTTTAGCTACTGTTCTCGGAGTGACCATTAGTACAAATCTCTTAACACCAGAAATTATTTTATTACTTATTGTAACAGTAGGTTACGGGCTAGTTGGATTTGTTGATGACTATATCAAGGTAGTGAAAAAGCATAACCTTGGTTTGACCTCAAAACAAAAGCTGGTTGGTCAGCTCATTATCGCTGTTGTTTTTTACCTCGGTCTGATTCAGATTGGGTTCTCAACTGAGATTGCGATACCAGCTACATCGATTTCGTTTGATATTGGCTTTTTCTACTTGCCTTTAATCATTGTTATGCTTGTTGGAGCGTCAAACGCCGTTAATTTAACGGATGGTTTAGACGGGTTGCTAGCTGGAACAGGGGCGATTGCCTTTGGTGCTTTTGCTATTTTAGCTTGGAGTGCAGGTTTCCTCGATGTATCGCTATTCAGCGCAGCAGTAGTTGGTGCTGTACTTGGTTTCTTAGTGTTTAACGCACATCCTGCAAAAGTCTTTATGGGAGATACAGGTTCACTAGCTCTAGGGGGAGCCATTACTGGGATTGCTATCCTTAGTAAAATGGAACTAATGCTCATCTTGGTAGGTGGCGTCTTTGTAATTGAAACGCTATCTGTGATCATTCAAGTGATTTCCTTTAAAACGAGAGGAAAGCGCGTGTTTAAAATGAGTCCATTACACCACCATTATGAATTATCAGGTTGGTCAGAATGGCGTGTTGTTGTAACGTTTTGGTTAGTGGGCATGGTCTTTGCCATCGCAGCTATCTATACAGGAGTGTGGTTATAG
- the ftsZ gene encoding cell division protein FtsZ: MLEFETDMEQLAQIKVIGVGGGGSNAVNRMIENGLQGVEFIAVNTDAQALHLSKAESKYQLGGKLTRGLGAGANPEIGKKAAEESREQIEEVLQGADMVFITAGMGGGTGTGAAPVIAEVAKEIGALTVGVVTRPFTFEGRKRSNQAANGIAALKEKVDTLIVIPNDRLLEMVDKNTPMLEAFREADNVLRQGVQGISDLIATPGLINLDFADVKTIMSDKGSALMGIGIATGENRATEAAKKAISSPLLETSVDGAQGVLMNITGGNNLSLYEVHEAAEIVSAASDAEVNMIFGSVINENLKDEIVITIIATGFDDNENAKQQQQSSARPSKPSLQKEEPAKQQNEQRYQQRSQPQQEAPATDHSDTLDIPTFLRNRRNRNN; encoded by the coding sequence ATGTTGGAATTCGAAACGGATATGGAACAACTGGCACAGATTAAAGTTATCGGAGTTGGCGGAGGCGGAAGCAACGCTGTAAACCGAATGATTGAAAATGGACTGCAAGGTGTAGAGTTTATTGCAGTGAACACCGATGCTCAAGCACTACATCTTTCAAAAGCTGAATCAAAATATCAGCTTGGAGGCAAGCTCACTCGTGGACTTGGCGCAGGAGCAAATCCGGAAATCGGAAAAAAAGCAGCTGAGGAAAGCCGCGAGCAAATTGAAGAGGTTCTTCAAGGCGCAGACATGGTCTTCATTACTGCAGGCATGGGTGGCGGAACTGGAACCGGTGCTGCACCAGTTATTGCTGAGGTGGCAAAAGAAATCGGTGCCCTAACAGTTGGTGTTGTTACTCGTCCGTTCACATTTGAAGGACGTAAACGTTCCAATCAAGCTGCAAATGGGATTGCTGCATTAAAAGAAAAAGTAGATACATTGATCGTTATTCCTAATGATCGTTTACTTGAGATGGTCGATAAAAATACACCTATGCTTGAAGCATTCCGTGAAGCGGATAACGTATTACGTCAAGGTGTACAAGGTATCTCTGACTTGATTGCGACTCCAGGTTTAATTAACCTTGACTTCGCTGATGTGAAAACGATTATGAGTGATAAAGGTTCTGCACTAATGGGTATCGGTATTGCAACAGGTGAAAACCGTGCAACAGAAGCCGCTAAAAAGGCGATCTCATCTCCATTACTTGAAACATCTGTTGATGGAGCTCAGGGTGTTCTAATGAACATTACTGGTGGTAACAATCTAAGTCTTTATGAAGTACATGAAGCAGCTGAAATTGTTTCTGCCGCTTCAGATGCTGAAGTAAACATGATCTTTGGTTCTGTTATTAATGAGAACTTAAAAGATGAGATTGTTATTACGATCATTGCAACGGGCTTTGATGATAACGAAAATGCAAAACAGCAACAGCAGTCATCAGCTCGTCCATCAAAACCATCTCTACAAAAAGAGGAGCCTGCTAAACAGCAGAACGAACAAAGATATCAACAGCGTTCACAGCCTCAGCAGGAAGCGCCAGCAACGGATCACTCAGATACATTGGATATTCCAACGTTCTTGCGTAACCGTCGCAACCGCAATAACTAA
- the sigE gene encoding RNA polymerase sporulation sigma factor SigE: MIKLKLTLVWYRVLQRLGMKADEIYYIGGSEALPPPLSKEEEADLLMKLPSGDEAVRAVLIERNLRLVVYIARKFENTGINIEDLISIGTIGLIKAVNTFNPEKKIKLATYASRCIENEILMYLRRNNKTRSEVSFDEPLNIDWDGNELLLSDVLGTEEDIITKGIEEKVDRKLLKKALHTLNAREKQIMELRFGLAGFEEKTQKEVADMLGISQSYISRLEKRIIKRLQKEFNKMV; encoded by the coding sequence ATGATAAAACTCAAGCTTACGCTAGTTTGGTATCGTGTGTTGCAACGGTTGGGTATGAAGGCTGATGAAATTTATTACATAGGGGGAAGTGAGGCGTTACCCCCGCCACTCTCAAAAGAAGAGGAAGCAGACTTGCTAATGAAGCTTCCGAGTGGAGACGAGGCTGTAAGAGCCGTCTTAATTGAGCGTAATCTGCGTTTAGTTGTTTATATTGCTCGAAAGTTTGAGAATACTGGAATTAACATTGAGGATCTGATTAGTATAGGAACGATTGGTCTCATTAAAGCAGTGAATACATTTAATCCAGAAAAGAAAATAAAGCTAGCCACTTATGCTTCTCGTTGTATTGAAAATGAAATCCTCATGTACTTACGACGAAACAATAAAACACGCTCAGAGGTTTCGTTTGATGAACCATTAAACATTGATTGGGATGGCAATGAGTTATTACTTTCGGATGTGCTAGGTACTGAAGAAGACATTATTACAAAAGGCATCGAAGAAAAGGTTGATCGAAAGCTATTAAAAAAAGCACTTCATACGCTAAATGCGCGAGAGAAACAAATCATGGAGCTTCGCTTTGGTCTTGCTGGGTTTGAAGAAAAGACGCAAAAGGAAGTTGCAGATATGCTTGGAATTTCTCAGTCATACATCTCAAGACTTGAAAAACGCATCATTAAGAGATTGCAAAAAGAATTTAACAAAATGGTCTAA
- a CDS encoding YlmC/YmxH family sporulation protein, which translates to MMKISDLQAKDIVNLETGKRLGHLTDLDLNLETGQIEAMIISSSGKMMGFFGKDEEVIIPWTNIIKIGSDVILVKTPKPFAPDLPSSSFAPKPFIRTDKRE; encoded by the coding sequence ATGATGAAAATTTCGGACTTGCAGGCAAAGGATATTGTGAATCTTGAAACAGGGAAACGGCTTGGCCATTTAACTGATCTTGACTTAAATCTAGAAACTGGACAAATAGAAGCCATGATTATAAGTAGTTCTGGTAAGATGATGGGCTTTTTTGGAAAAGATGAAGAGGTTATCATTCCTTGGACTAATATTATTAAAATCGGTTCTGATGTGATCTTAGTGAAAACACCAAAACCATTTGCTCCTGACCTTCCTTCGTCATCATTCGCCCCAAAGCCGTTTATACGAACCGATAAGAGGGAATAA